The proteins below come from a single Amphiura filiformis chromosome 15, Afil_fr2py, whole genome shotgun sequence genomic window:
- the LOC140171640 gene encoding heterogeneous nuclear ribonucleoprotein D-like-A has product MAVWSIATLKWTNLRWRSKCYGFVTFTDDQVVDQVLNEGDHSIDGKTVDAKRATKQKSYDPPKPKKVFVGGVPNDISEEEMKAHFQQFGEIQEVVFPVDPESRKRRGFAFVEFVGDDAVDMACGNQIKPLVVRK; this is encoded by the exons ATGGCAGTGTGGAGCATTGCAACCTTAAAATGGACAAATTTACGCTGGAGGTCCAAATGTTATGGCTTTGTGACATTTACTGATGATCAGGTAGTTGATCAG GTGCTAAATGAAGGTGACCACTCAATAGATGGGAAGACTGTTGATGCCAAGAGAGCGACAAAACAAAAAAGTTACGACCCACCCAAACCTAAGAAAGTATTTGTCGGAGGCGTACCAAATGACATCTCAGAAGAAGAAATGAAAGCACACTTCCAACAATTCGGAGAG ATCCAAGAAGTTGTATTCCCAGTTGATCCAGAATCAAGGAAAAGGCGAGGCTTTGCCTTTGTTGAATTTGTTGGTGACGATGCTGTTGATATGGCATGTGGAAATCAAATCAAACCATTGGTAGtcagaaaataa
- the LOC140170952 gene encoding uncharacterized protein — MLWTKLLACNHFIHNCVICILQTAIEVKPATPRGDSGERGGRGGRGGRGGRGGRGGWGGGYGGGGGYGGGGGYGGGGYGGGGYGGNGGYGGGGYGSYGGGGYGGGSNGYNDYNSGGGYGGGSSGGYGGGGYGSGGGGYGGGSGGGGYGGGGYGGGSSYGGGGDYGSGGGYGKAPRSGGRGRGGGGGYTPY, encoded by the exons ATGCTTTGGACCAAACTACTTGC ATGCAATCATTTTATTCATAATTGTGTCATTTGTATTTTGCAGACTGCAATAGAAGTAAAGCCTGCTACACCAAGAGGAGATAGCGGGGAGAGAGGAGGCCGAGGTGGAA GAGGTGGCCGTGGCGGAAGAGGTGGACGTGGTGGATGGGGCGGCGGATATGGTGGCGGCGGCGGATATGGTGGCGGCGGTGGATACGGTGGTGGCGGATATGGCGGTGGTGGATACGGAGGAAATGGCGGCTATGGTGGTGGCGGATATGGCAGTTATGGAGGAGGTGGTTATGGAGGAGGATCTAATGGGTACAATGACTACAATAGTGGAGGTGGATATGGTGGTGGTAGTAGTGGAGGATATGGTGGTGGCGGATACGGAAGTGGAGGTGGTGGATACGGAGGTGGCAGCGGTGGTGGCGGATATGGAGGCGGTGGATACGGAGGTGGCAGCAGCTACGGAGGAGGTGGAGATTATG GTTCAGGAGGTGGCTATGGAAAAGCACCAAGGAGTGGAGGACGAGGCCGTGGCGGCGGTGGTGGCTACACACCATACTAA